TGGTCGCCTCCTTCTACCGGCTCTGGTTCTCGGTGCCGCTGCTCTGGGCGGTGCCGCTGCTGCATGCCCCGGCGCGCGGCCGGCTCGACCGCGACTGGCTGCGCGCCTCGCTGATCGGCGGCGCGCTGTTCGCCATGCACCAGGTGCTGTTCTTCACCGCCCTCAAGACCACGACGGTGGCCAACGTCGCCCTCATCGGCGCGCTGCAGCCGCCCCTGGTGCTGTTCGTCGCCCCGCGCTGGTTCGGCGAGGCGCGGGCGCCGCGGGCCCTCGGCTGGTCGCTCACCGCGGTGGGTGGCGCCGCGATGGTGGTCGTCGGGGCGGCGGGCCTGCCGGGATGGAACCCGCTCGGCGACGCGTTGGCGGTCGCCAACCTGTTCGCCTTCACCGCCTACTTCCTCGCCACCAAGCGCCTGCGCGATCGCGCCGGCGCCACCGAGTACATGATCGGCATGACCACCGTCGCGGCGCTGATCATGCTCGTCATCTGCCTCGCCAGTGGGCAGCCGCTGCTGGCGCCGCGCGGCGGGGAGTGGGCGGTGCTGCTCCTGCTGGCGCTGTTCCCGGGCACGCTCGGCCACTTCCTGGCGGCCTGGGCGTATCCGCACGCCTCCGCGTTCGCCGTGTCGATTCTGTTCCTGGCGGTGCCGGTGGTGGCGAGCGCCGGCGCGGCGGTGTTTCTCGGCGAGGCGCTGCGCCCCCTGCAACTCGTCGGCGCCGCGGTGGTGCTCGGCGCGGTCGCGGCGGTGGTGCTGCAGCAGTCGGCGCGCGCCGGCGAGGAGCTCGCCGAGAGCGTGGTCGAAACCGATGCGCCGTGAGCGATGAAGGAGGCCCGCCGGGGCGGCGGGCCTCCTTCATCCCCGGCTCACACCAGGGCGCGCAGCAGCCAGAGGCTGGCGACCGCGATGAACAGCCCGGTTCCGGTGACGAAGCCCGAAACCGGCGGTGCCCAACGGTCGCGCTCGGACACCGGCGCGAGCAGGAAGTCCGCGCACTCGGCGCGCGATGTGACCAACAGCGCGCTCAGCACCAGCCCGGCCAAGGCCCCCGCAAGCAGGTTCACATCCATCACCGATTTCCCCCTTCTCGATCGGCCGCCCGTGAATCCCAGAACCCCCGGCAGCGCGCCCTTGCCCGGCGGCGCTGCCTTCTCACGGCCCATAGATGCGATGAACCGACCGCATTAGGCAACAAAAAAATGCGCATAAGCGGTCTTCCGCGGCGCCCGATCGGTCTCGGATGGCGATCCGGCGGCGGATGTGCTCTGAGCAGCGGCGGGCTGGGGTGATGGTCGGGAGGGGGCCATGAGGTGGCAGTCGGCGATCCTGATGGTCGGGGTGGCCTGGGCGCTCGGGGCGTCGGCGGCCCGGGGCGAGGACAGCGACCAGTTCCGGTGGTACATCGGCGGCCGCTTCGATCTCTTCTCGCTCACCCATACGCACGACTTCGTCGGCGGCGAGATCGGGGTGAACTTCAATCGCTACCTCGGGGTCGAGCTGGCGCTCGACAACTGGGAGCGCAAGGTCGGCGATCTGAGCGAGCTGGCGATCACCAGCATCACGCCGCAGCTCCGGCTGCGCTATCCCATGCTGGACGATCGCCTCACCCCGTATCTGGTCGCCGGCTTCGGGCCGGCGGTGTCGCAGGCCAACGACGGCCGCCAACCGGTCACCTGGCTCGGCGGCAAGACCGAGACCCACCTCGGCGGCACGATCGGCGCCGGGATCGAATACTTCATCGCCGACAACATCGCGGTCGGGTGGGAAATCAAGCAGTTCCTGTCGGACTACGTCGCCTACGAGGCGAACGGACGTCAGGGCCGCACCAGTCTCTCCTCGCCGCTGATGGGGCTGAGCCTGCGCGTCTTCTACCCCCTGCTGCATCCGGAAGCGGCGGCGGCCGCGGCGGCGGCGGCGACGGCGCGCCTCTACGTCGACCTGCGCACCGGCGGCGCGCTGCTGCTCGATCTCGAGCCGTTTCCCGGCGTCTCGGCGCGGCCGGAGCAGTCGGTGTTCGGCAGCAACTTCACCTTCGGCTTCGGCGCCAGCCTGGGCGCCGACTTCGGCCGCTACTGGAGCGTCGAGCTGTCGCTCGACAACTACGAGATCAAGGTCGGCCTACCCGGGGTCGGCGACATCGGCGAGTACGCGGTGTTCCCCGTCATGGTCCAGCCGCGCCTGCGCTATCCGCTCTTCGATGATCGCCTCGAGCCGTACGTGTTCGTCGGTCTCGGCGCCGAGCTCGGGCAGCTCAACGACCTGAACGAGACCGGCAAGGCGCTCAAGCCGAAGGCCGAGGACGTGACCATCATCGGCGGCTTCGGCGTTGGCGCCGAGTACTACCTCCTGGAGAACGTCGCCATCGGCCTGCAGACCAAGTACATCATCTCGCGCGGCCATCAGTTCAGCCTGCCCGGGCAGCCGACGGTCAACGGCGACTTCGACTCGCTGCTGCTGTTCGGCAACATCCGCATTCTGTTCGCGGATCTCTGACGCCGTCACGCCGGCGGCGCCTCGAGCGGCGCCAGGGCCGTGGCGGCGAGCGAGAGCGAGCGACCGTGGTATTCGGCGACGCCGGGGCGCGTCGACAACGACAGGATCCCGCTCTTCGGCAATCGTTCGCGCAGGACGGTGTAGACGCGCCGCTCCGTCTCCTGGTCGAGGCCGGCGGTGGCGTCGTCGAGCACGACCCAGTCGGGCTGGTGGAGGATGGCGCGGGCGATGGTGAGGCGGAGCTGCTGCTCGGCGGGGAGCTGTTGCTCCCACGGCTCGCTCTCGTCGAGGCGACCGGCAAGCGATTCGAGGCCGACCGCGGCCAGCGCGCCCCGCACCTGCTGGTCCGGAAACGCCTCGGCCGGCGAGGGGTAGGTGACGGCCTCGCGCAGCGTTCCGATCGGCAGGTACGGCTGCGACGGGAGATAGAGCGGCAGCGCCTCGGCCGGCAGCTCGATGCGGCCGCTGCCGAACGGCCACAGGCCGGCGAGGGCGCGGAACAGCGTCGTCTTGAGCACGCCGGCGGTGCCGACCATGGCGACGCGCTCGCCGGCCGCCACCGTGGCCTCGAGGCCGCTGGCGATGGCGGTTCCATCAGGCTGGCGCAGCGCCAGGTGCGCGAGGTGCATCTGCGGGCGATCGGCGGTCGCGAATTCGATGCCCTGCAGGGCGCCGAGCTCCTCGCGGGTCCGGTCGAGCACGTCCTGGAAGACCGCCAGACGCTCGACGCTGGCCCGCCAGTTGGCGATCTCCTGGTAGGCGTCGACGAACCAGGACAGCGCGCCCGACACCTGGCCGTAGGCGATGCCGGTTTCGGTGAGCTGGCCGAGCGTCATCCGCCCGGCGAAGAAGGCGGGCGCGGCGACCAGCAGGGGGACGACGCCGTTCGCCTGCCCGATGCCGCTGGTGAGCAGGGTCAGGTTCCGCTGCGCGGTGATCAGCGCCCACCAGTTGGCGACGATGTTGCGGAAGCGGCCGAGCGCCCCCTGGCGCTCGACGGCGTCGCCGCGCGAGATCGACACCGCCTCGACGTGATCCCGGTAGCGCACCAGCCCGTACCGGAAGTCGGCCTCGAAGCGCAGGCGGTTGAAATTGATCGACACCAGGGCGCGGCCGACGCGGTTGGTCAGCCAGGTGGCGGCCAGGGCGTAGAGGATCGCCACCCACATCATCAGTCCGGGGATCCAGATCTCGTGCGTGCCCAGCCGCAGCGGCCACTCCCCCGACAGGCGCCAGAGGATGCCGGAGAAGGAGAGCAACGTCGCCACCGCGGACAGCAGCGACAGCGACAGGCCGAGCGCGCTGGCGACGTACGTCTGCACGTCCTCGGCGATGCGCTGGTCGGGGTTGTCGTATTCCTTGTGGTGCAGCTCGCGCTGCCAGAAGGCGCGCGGGCCGATCCAGTCGCCGAGGAAGTGATCGGTGAGGCGCTCGCGCCAGCGGATCTGCAGGATGTTGCGGACGTAGATGCGGTAGGTCGAGACGAACACGACCAGCAGGGCGACGGCGAGGAAGACCTGCATGGCGGTGAGGAAGGCGGTCGCCTCCTTGTTCTGCACGGCGTTGAACACCGTGGCCTGCGCCTGTGCCAGTTGCACGTTGCCGTAGACGGTGCCGAGCTCGCCGGCGATGCAGAGCGCCAGCAGGCCGGCTCCCTTGGTCCGGTCGGCCGACGTCCAGTAGATGCGCGTCAACCGCCGCAGGTGCTGGATGAAGCGACGCTCGAAGATCCCTGTCTCGGTCGACGCCACGGCTCCTCCTTCTTCGGGCGCCGCGCAGTCTGGCGATTCCGCGCGGCGAGTCAAACGAGACCCGGAACGCCAGGGGCGAGATCGGGAACCCTTACAATCGAAGGCAGGAATTTCCGGTGGCCGGATGCACGCCCCCGCCGCTGGTGGCGCGGAGCCTGATCACTGACGTCTGGCCGCGGGATTGCTCTGCCGATGCGTTGGACGGACATGGAAGGCCATCGCAGCAAGCCACCGCGGACCAGCGTGCCGCCCATCGCCGGCGCTGCCACGGCTGCGGGCGAGGCGGACCGGAAGGTGGACGACATTCTCGCCGTGCTGGCGCACGAGCTGCGGACGCCGCTGCAGGCGATCCTCACCTGGGCCGACGTCCTGCGTCGGCAGCCGCTCGATGGCCGCCTGGTGCTGCGGGCCGCGGAGGTGGTCGAGCGCAGCACCCGCACCGAGATGCGGGCGATCGGCGATCTGCTGGACCTGTCGCGCATCGCTGGCGGACGGCTGCGGCTCGAACGCCACCGGGTCGACATGCTTGCCGTCGTCCGCCGGGCGCTCGACAGCGCGCGCGCCGCCGCGGCGGCGCGGCCCGTCGCCGTGATCTTCGACGTGCCCGCCGCGCCGTGTCACGTGCAGGGCGACGCGGACCGCCTGCAGCAGGTGGTCTGGCGCCTGCTGACGAATGCGATCGAGCGCACGCCCGCGAACGGCCGTGTCGAGGTGGCACTGGCGATCGAGGGCGCGCAGATCGTGCTGCGCGTCCGCGACGACGGCCCCCGCATCCCGGATTCGCTCCCGCCGCACGTGCTCGATCGCCTCCACCAGGCGGACCGCAGCGCCGCGCAAGGGCACGGCGGACTCGGCCTCGGACTGACCCTGGCGCGCCATCTGGTCGAGCTGCACGGCGGCGCCCTGGCGGCGGCGAACGCCGTCGGCGGCGGAGCCCTCTTCACGGTGTGCCTGCCCGCCTCACCCGCCTGATCCCCTCTGCCGCGTCGCGACGCGCACGGGGTCGGATGTCACTCCGCCGCCGCGGTGGGGTCGTGCAGCCATCGCGTCACCACCCGGCAGGCGAGGTCGAGGTTGCCCATCTGGCAATGGCGGTCGGCCTGTTCGGCGGCGGTGAAGACGCGGAGCCGGAGCGAGCGCGCGGCGCGGAGGGCGGCGGCCTGGCGCTGGGCGAGCGCGGGGGGCTGGAAGGCGTCGTGCTCGCCGCAGCACAGCAGCACGTGCTGCGTGACCCGCTCGCTGCCGAGGTGAGCGGCGTTCATGCCCAGGAACCAGTCGACGACGTCGACCGGCTCGCGGCCGTCGACCAGGTACAGCGTGTGGTCGACGACGTGGCGGAGGACGGGGAACAGGCGGGCGCGCAGGCGCACGCTCCAGTTCATGAAGCGGCGTCGGCGCAGCATCCAGCGCGTGGCAGGGCGCAGCGGCGCGGGCAAGCGGTGCAGCCAGTCGTACACCGGCGGCCAACTGACGACGCGGTCGATGCGCGGCTCCAGGCTCGCGGCGCGCAGGGCCCAGTACCCTCCCATCGACAGGCCGACGAGGGCGGCGCGATCGATCGCGAAGTGGTCGAGCACCGTCGCCACGGGTTTCTCCCAGTCGTGGTCGAACAGCAGCCCGCCGAGGGCGCGGGCGCCACCCTGCCCGGGTCCCTCGAAGGCGATCACGTCGAATCCGCTCGCCGCCAGGCGTTGCCAGACGGCGTAGAATTCCTCGATCAGCGAGTCGAACCCGCCGTGCAGCAGCACCGTGCCGGTTGCCGCGCCGCCGACGGCGGGCAGCCGATAGGCGGGCAGCGCGCCGCGCCCGTAGGGGATCTCGTGCCGCCGCGCCCCCTCGTCGCCGAAGGCGCGGTCGAAGAGGTCGCGGTAGCGCCGATAGATGGCGATGCCTCCGCCGGCGCGCTTGTGGGTGAAGAACTCGGCGAGGCGCAGATAGCTCGTGGCATGCCGCAGGCGGTCGTCGGCCTCGGCCCGCTCCGAGAGCGCGGCGAAGACCGGCGGACAGTCGGCGAACGAGCGCAGCGCGCGCGCCGCGGCGCCGAGCTCGCGGCGATCGGCAAAGCCGAGGGCGTGGGCGCGATTGAGCTGGTAGTTGAGGAACGCATCGCGATGAAACGTCTCGAAGCCGACCGGCAGCTCGGCCGGCGCGCCGCGTCCGGGGGCCATCGCGCCGCACCCTACACCCGCAGCCCGCGACCGCGGAACGCCGCCGCACTCCCATCGCGAGCCCGCCGCCCACCGGTGCACTTCCTGCCGAGCGGCGACGACCATCGCTTTGTCGATGCGCTCGACCGCGCTGTGGAACACGGTTCTGACCCCACTCTGACCACAAACCCCTCGAATCTAGGCCGCGCTCCGATCAAGAAGGCCGGCGACCGTGCCGGCACTGCGGGCGGTCCACACCCCGCCGATCTGCCGAGAGACGTCGGATGCGACTGCTCCCCAACCGCCCATCCGGTTGCTTCGGTCGAGCACGCCACGGGGAGTGGCCGCATCGCGCTTCCAGACCGCCACCGCACGAGGTCGAAGGCGCTGGAATACGGCGCGCGGAGTCGATTGAAGCCGGGACGACCGGCAGCTTCCCGATACCCAGAATCACGAAGGCCGGCGAACTCTCGATCCCGAGGAACGTGATGTCGTTCTGGAGGTCGTCGGCTATGTAGTTCGAGCTGTGGTCGTGAGGCAGCGTGAGGCCTGTTGTACGGCGTGGCCACTGGGAAACTTGAGACGCTGAGGGTCGCGGTGTCGATCACGGAGGCTTGGCCAGGCCCGATGAAGTTGGCCGCCCCCTCGGTGGACAGGTCAAAACCGGCCGCCCAGACATCGGCTCAAGACGGCAAGGATGGCGCTCGTCGTGCCGCCGGGGGGACGGCGGCCGGAAAGTGGACGGAGGTATCTTGATGGCGGGCGGGACGTCGCGGATCTAAAGCGTATGCGGTAGAAGGCTCACTCGATGGCCTGGTTGCTCGCCGCCGCGATAGTAGCCGCGATTGTCGGTTCGGCATGGCAGCGGTTAGATGACAAATGGAGTGAGCGCGGCAAATATCTTTTGACCTGCTCCGCCACGGCCATTGGTGTCGGCTTGGCTCTGTGGGCTGATCGGTTCGAGGTTGAGCGTCGAGAGCGCGACCAGCTCCAGGCGCTTTTCACTGATCTTTACGTCACAGCCCAGAACCTTGGGACGGGAATCAACTGGACACTGCAAGACACGGGAAAGAGCGAACCGAACTGCGCCCTGTTGGAACAGCTCCGGGTAGACCGGGAGATGCTCAACAAGACCAAGTGGGATCGACCGGAGGCAGCAAAGCACACAAGCCAACTGCTGCGGCAGTCGTTGCGGATGACCTTCCTGGAGCTGCACGGATGGGGCGCACAAGTTGAGCAGGACTGTAAGGAAGGAAAGCCGCTTCAATCAATTGGGCTGCGCTTCTACCAGGCCTACGCCGCGAAATTGACCTTCAAACTTGGGCTCGCGGTCGCGAGTCTTGATGCCACGAATCCTCTGGACCGTAAGAAATTGTTTCGTTGTCTTGCGGCGCTACACGTGCCCTTTCGTTTTGCGCTGGTTAACTCAGTGAAGGAAATCGCTTTTGAGTCAGAATGTTGTGAGGAATTTCTACGCGCAAGCGCATCCGCCGCAGAGAAGTGGGCAGGTACGAGTGATCCGACGTTCTTTCGCGAGATACGGATGCCACTGCCGGAGTCGCTCATCTCCCTGATCGATGAATGCCCATCGGCCCGACAGGTTTCGCCTGTAATCCCCTGTACGGAGTGACGTGTGGCATTCAAACCGCCAACTTGCGCTTTGAATTGCGGAGGTCGTATCGAACAGCGCCGGAACCAAGTGGCGCCATGCCCTTCGACCCGCGCGGAATCCAGCACATCCGGCATCCAGACGGGCCGAATCTAATCGACGACGGCAGCGTGTCGTCAGATGCGCTCACGCCGAAAGAGAAAACCCCCCGGTCGCCCGGAGGGTTTTCGAGTGGGCCGCGAGTGACTCGAACACTCGACCCGCTGATTAAGAGTCAGCTGCTCTAGCCAACTGAGCTAGCGGCCCGCGGGGAGGTAGGTACCGAATCGGGTTGACGAAGTCTACCCACCGGCGGGCGCTCGGCGGGGGATGTGCGGGTGGGCGCGAGGCGCGGCGGCGACGATGAGGCCACTTCCCCGAGCGCGCGGCCTTTGGCATCAAGGAGGAGAGGATCAGGGCATGAAGAGGACGGGCATCGCCGGGTTGGTACTGTTGGGCGCGCTCGCCGCCGGGTGCGCGGCGCGCCATCCGGAGCAGGAGCTGAGCTCGACGCGGGAACGCGAGATGACGCTCGGGATCGTGCAGCGCGAGATCCGCGTCGGGCTGAGCCAGGATCAGGTGGCGGCGGCGCTGGGCTCGCCGAACATCGTCACCCGCGATGCCAACGGCAACGAGAGCTGGATCTACGACAAGGTGGCCAGCGAGGCGTCCTATTCGACCAGCGATCGCTACGGCACGATCCTCATCCTCGGCGGCAGCAGCGCCCAGGGCGCTGCATCGAATACGCAGCGCACGCTGACGGTGGTCATCAAGTTCGACGCCCAGTCGCAGGTGGAGTCGTTCTCGTACCACGCGAGCAAGTTCTGAGGGTCATGCGGACCGCGGGCCCTCTCCTCGCCGCCGCGGCGGCGCTGGCGCTGGTCGCCGGCTGCCTGCCGCCGACCAAGCCGCCGCCGACCCAGCTCGAGGTGCGCGAGTACCAGACCCGCACCTTCGACACCGCCGACACGGCGCTGGTGCTGAAGGCGATGTTCAACGTCCTGCAGGACGACGGCTACGTGGTGAAGAACGCGGTGGTCGACCTTGGCCTGATCACGGCGCAGAAGGAGAGCGATGTGGCGCCGGGCCGCTCCGGCAGCGGCGCCGACGCCGGCGGCATCTTCGGCGGCTTCGGCGGCATCATCATCGGCGGCCGCGGCCCGGGCGGGGTGGTGGTCGGCGGCTCGCCGCAGGAGAACAGCTTCCCCAAGACCGAGGTGCGCGATTTCACCGGCAACGTCAGCTCGTTCGGCAAGCAGACCAAGGTGCGGGTGAGCTTCCAGCGCAAGGTGCTCGACAACCGCGGCCAGGTGGTCGAGGTGGAGCCGATCACCGACCTCGAGTTCTACCAGAGCTTCTTCTCGCGCATGGACAAGAGCCTCTTCCTGCAGAAGGAGAATCTCGGCTGAGCCGGCCCGCCGCGGCCGCGTCGGCGACGCGTTGCCAGGGGCGCGACGCGATGTCATGCAGGCCGGCATGAGCGATCTCGCCCCGCGCTCGCGCGCCGCCTTCGATGCCCTGCTCGATCTCCTGCGCGAGATCGGCGCCTCCCACTTCTCGCTCGCCCGCGGCGTCATCGACGAGACCACCGCCGCCGAGGGCTACCGCTTCCTCCTCCACCTGCTGGCGGCCGGCGCCGAGCACCACGTCGACGGCGATCCCGAGCGGCCGCTCTTCACCCGCATCGTCTCGCCGAGCCGCAAGGTGCTGGGCGACAACCCCGATGCGCTCTACTACTGGACGCGCATCGACGGCCGCCGCGCCTACCGGGTGCGCGGCGCGCTCGACGGCGCCGTGTACACCTCGTTCACCGTCCACGGCGTCGATCCCGCCGGCGGCAGCATGGAGCGGGTGATCAGCGACGTGAACGATCGCGAGCTGGCGATCGCCGCCGACGGCACCTACGAGCTGACCATCGCCCCCGAGCCGCATCCCGGCAACTGGATCCGCAGCGAGCCCGACGCCACCGCGGTGATCACCCGCCACTATTTCGAGCGCCCGCTCAGCATCGCCGCCGACCCGACCGCCGGCGTCCGCCTGCGCATCGAACCGCTGGCGCCGCCGCCGCCGCCGCCGCCGCTCACCGATGCGACGCTGGCGGCTCGCCTCGAGGCGCTCGCCCGCTACGTGCGCGGCAACACCCTCGGCATGCCGGCGCCCGGCGAGGGCCCGGCCTATCCCTTCGTCTCGCGGGTGCCGAACGTGCTGCCGAAGCCGGCCAGCTTCCGCGCCGCCGGCGTCGCCACCGTCGGCGCCGTCGACATCCACTACGCGATGGCGCCCTACCTGCTGCAGCCTGACCAGGCCCTGGTGATGGAGGGACGGCTGCCGGCCTGCGGCTTCGCCAACGTCGCGCTCTGGAACATGCACATGCAGACGCTGGAGTATCGCGGCCACCGCACGTCGCTGAACCGCGCCCAGATGCGGTTCCGACCCGACGGCTCGTTCCGCGTCGTCGTCGCGCCACGCGACCCGGGCGAGCCGAACTGGATCGACACCGAGGGGCACCCGATCGGCATTGTCTTCTGGCGCATCCTCCTCCCGGAATGGGAGCCGGAGGAGATCCGCTGTTCGGTGATCGACCTCTGATTCACCCCAGGGGCAGCCGCGCGCGGTCGTCGAAGCGGGCGACGAAGCGACGGTCGATCCAGTCCTTCAGCCGCCAGGCCCAGCGGCCGCGCGCGGCGAGGCCGGCATAGCTGAGCAGGGCGCGGCCATCGGCGGTGTTGAGCAGCGCCAGGGCGTGTCGTTGCGGGCGGAAGGGTCGGGGCGTGCCGCCGGCGAGCGCGGCGCGCAGGTTGGCGGCGAGGAGCGGTCCCTGGCGCACGGCGTAGACGCCGGACTTCGGCGTCGGCGTCGGCGGCGTGGCGCAGTCGCCGGCGGCGAAGACCTCGGGGCGCGCCGGACAGCGCAACGTCGCGTCGACGCGCAGGAAGCGGCGCTCGTCGACCGCCAGGCCGGCGGCGGCGAAGAGGCCGTCGCCCACCGCGCCGGCGGCGGCGACCACGAGGTCGGCTTCGAGCGCGCTGCCGTCGGCCAGATGGGCGGCGGTGGGCGACACCCGGGTCGCCGCCTGACCGCCGACCCAGCGGATGCCCGCGGCCGCGAAGGCCGCCTGGATCGCCGCCGCCGCCCGCGCGCCGAGCCCGGGGAGCGGCCGCGGCGCGGGATCGCAGACGGTCACACGTCCGCCCCCGGGGCGCAGTCGCGCCGCCAGGGCGAGGGCGAGCTCGCAGCCGGCGGCGCCGCCGCCGATCACCACGGCATGCGCCGACGGGCGGGCCGCGAGCGCCGCTTCGAGGGCCGCGAGCGCCGCGTCCATCGGCTTGATGGCGACCAGCGGCGCGCCGGCGTCGGCGGCGATCGGCGCCACCTGCGAGCCGATGTCGAAGGACACCACGTCGTAGTCGTGACGGACGCCGTCGGCGAGGGCGACCGCGCGCGCGTCGGCGTCGAGGGCGGCGGCGCGGCCGGCGACGAAGCGGCCGCCGGCGCGCGCGGCGAGGCGGCGGACGTCGATCTGCGCCGCGCGCAACGGGTACTGGCGATTGAGGACGCCCGGCACCATCCCCGAATAGGTGGCGAGCGGCGAGGGCGCGACGAGCGTCAGGTCGAGGCCGACGACGCGCTGCCGCGCCAGGGCCTCGAGGACGAAGAGATGGCTGTGACCGCTGCCGACGAGCAGCAGGCGCATGGCGAGCGGAGGGAGCGCGTGCGCCGCGCGCCGGTGCGCCGGTCCTGGGGACCGGCGCCCGGCGCGCGGCGCCGACTCACTGCGGCGCGCTGACGTCGATGCCGATCGCCTCCGTCATGGTGATCTCGACGCTGTCGCCGACGGCGACGCGGTTGAGGTTGTCGGGGTTGCGCGCCTGGACGACGACGTCCTCCCCGCCCTCGAGGCCGGCGAGCGTGACGGTGCCGGCCTTCTTGTCGATCGCCTTGATGGTCGTGGTGACGGTCACGGCGCGGGCGCCGGCGGCGCCGGGCCGCTCGCCCGGCTCGGCGCGCACGGCGTCCTCGGCGATGGTGACGCCGGGCGTCGCGCCCTGGCCCTTGCGGACCACCTGGTAGGAGAGCTGGCCGATGTAGGTGACGGTGACCAGGTCGCCGGCCTTCACCTGCGGCAGGTTGCGCACCTCGGGGCCGGCGTGGATCGTCGTCGTGCGGCCGTCCGGCAGGGCGAGCGTCACCTCGCGCGTCTTCTGATTGATCTTCTTCACCGTGGCCGTGGCGGTGACCACGCCCTGTTGCAGCACGCCGCTGGGCGGCGGACCGGGCGGCGGCTTCTGGGCGCAGCCGGCGGCGATCACGGCGAGCAGGGCCAGGGTGCGGGTGAGGGTGCGGTTCATGGGGTCTCCCTGTGCTGGGCGTCGCCGGCGGCGACGCGACGTGGACGCGGCCGGCAGCGGTCGCGCGATTCGTTATAGCGGTCGACGTGGACGCGCCTAGTGCAAAAGCGCCGCGGGGGTCAAATCCGGACGCGGCGAACGCGCCGCGCCGCGCCTCAGCGCTCCTCGGGCAGGAACTGGCGGATGAACGGAACCAGGTCCGGTCCCTGGCGGATGGTGTGTCCGCCATCCACCGGCACGCACTGGCCGGTGATCCAGCCGGCCTGGTCGCTGAGCAGGAAGGCCACCAGGGCGGCGACGTCGTCGACCGTGCCGAGGCGGGCGATCGGCATGCGGCGCAGGTATTCGGCGACGCTCTCCTCGGCGCCGACCAGCGGCGCCGCCATGTCGGTCGGCACCAGGCTGGGCATCACCGCGTTGACCCGGATGCGGTGCTCGCCGAGGTCGTCGGCGGCGCACGCGGTCAGCATGTTCACCCCCGCCTTCGAGACGCAGTAGCTGGTCATCCAGCGATGGGTCAGGCCGCCGGCGATCGAGCTGACGTTGACGATGCTGCCGCCGCCCGCCGCCTTCATCGCCCTGGCCTCGGCGCGCACGCAGCGGAAGGTGCCGACGAGGTTGGTCTCGAGCACCAACTGCAGCTCCGCGGCGGTCGAGTTGAGAACGCTGCCGACGCCCGGCTGGCCGTGCGAGTTGACCGCCAGGCGCAGCGCCCCGTGGCGGGCCACCGCGGCGGCGACGGCGGCCTCCACGGAGTCGTCGCTGGTGACGTCGCAGACGACCCAGTCGGCGCGCGCTCCGAGCGCGGCGGCGGCGTCGCGCACCACCGACTCGCGCCGGCCCGCCAGCACCACCGTGCCGCCGCCGGCCGCGACGTGGCGCGCGCAGGCGAGGCCGATGCCGGTGCCGCCGCCGGTGATCAGGGCGACCTGGTTCGAAAAGTCGGGCATGGGGTCCTCCGATCCCGGCATCTCCGTCACGAGGCGCCGGGGGAGCGCAAGCGGGGCGCCGGGCGAGCGCACTCCCGCCGGCGGCGAAAGCGCGCTATGGGTCGGTCGTCATGACCAAGAACGATGAGCAGGACTTCGCGTCGCTGCTGGCGGCGAGCGAGGCGCAGGCGACGCAGCGGCCGGCGGTCGGCGA
Above is a genomic segment from bacterium containing:
- a CDS encoding DMT family transporter; this encodes MSSDRSRLALLAVAVAVVTWGCSNVMIKAVPVPGLVASFYRLWFSVPLLWAVPLLHAPARGRLDRDWLRASLIGGALFAMHQVLFFTALKTTTVANVALIGALQPPLVLFVAPRWFGEARAPRALGWSLTAVGGAAMVVVGAAGLPGWNPLGDALAVANLFAFTAYFLATKRLRDRAGATEYMIGMTTVAALIMLVICLASGQPLLAPRGGEWAVLLLLALFPGTLGHFLAAWAYPHASAFAVSILFLAVPVVASAGAAVFLGEALRPLQLVGAAVVLGAVAAVVLQQSARAGEELAESVVETDAP
- a CDS encoding outer membrane beta-barrel protein — its product is MRWQSAILMVGVAWALGASAARGEDSDQFRWYIGGRFDLFSLTHTHDFVGGEIGVNFNRYLGVELALDNWERKVGDLSELAITSITPQLRLRYPMLDDRLTPYLVAGFGPAVSQANDGRQPVTWLGGKTETHLGGTIGAGIEYFIADNIAVGWEIKQFLSDYVAYEANGRQGRTSLSSPLMGLSLRVFYPLLHPEAAAAAAAAATARLYVDLRTGGALLLDLEPFPGVSARPEQSVFGSNFTFGFGASLGADFGRYWSVELSLDNYEIKVGLPGVGDIGEYAVFPVMVQPRLRYPLFDDRLEPYVFVGLGAELGQLNDLNETGKALKPKAEDVTIIGGFGVGAEYYLLENVAIGLQTKYIISRGHQFSLPGQPTVNGDFDSLLLFGNIRILFADL
- a CDS encoding ABC transporter ATP-binding protein/permease, producing the protein MASTETGIFERRFIQHLRRLTRIYWTSADRTKGAGLLALCIAGELGTVYGNVQLAQAQATVFNAVQNKEATAFLTAMQVFLAVALLVVFVSTYRIYVRNILQIRWRERLTDHFLGDWIGPRAFWQRELHHKEYDNPDQRIAEDVQTYVASALGLSLSLLSAVATLLSFSGILWRLSGEWPLRLGTHEIWIPGLMMWVAILYALAATWLTNRVGRALVSINFNRLRFEADFRYGLVRYRDHVEAVSISRGDAVERQGALGRFRNIVANWWALITAQRNLTLLTSGIGQANGVVPLLVAAPAFFAGRMTLGQLTETGIAYGQVSGALSWFVDAYQEIANWRASVERLAVFQDVLDRTREELGALQGIEFATADRPQMHLAHLALRQPDGTAIASGLEATVAAGERVAMVGTAGVLKTTLFRALAGLWPFGSGRIELPAEALPLYLPSQPYLPIGTLREAVTYPSPAEAFPDQQVRGALAAVGLESLAGRLDESEPWEQQLPAEQQLRLTIARAILHQPDWVVLDDATAGLDQETERRVYTVLRERLPKSGILSLSTRPGVAEYHGRSLSLAATALAPLEAPPA
- a CDS encoding HAMP domain-containing histidine kinase produces the protein MDDILAVLAHELRTPLQAILTWADVLRRQPLDGRLVLRAAEVVERSTRTEMRAIGDLLDLSRIAGGRLRLERHRVDMLAVVRRALDSARAAAAARPVAVIFDVPAAPCHVQGDADRLQQVVWRLLTNAIERTPANGRVEVALAIEGAQIVLRVRDDGPRIPDSLPPHVLDRLHQADRSAAQGHGGLGLGLTLARHLVELHGGALAAANAVGGGALFTVCLPASPA
- a CDS encoding alpha/beta fold hydrolase, which codes for MAPGRGAPAELPVGFETFHRDAFLNYQLNRAHALGFADRRELGAAARALRSFADCPPVFAALSERAEADDRLRHATSYLRLAEFFTHKRAGGGIAIYRRYRDLFDRAFGDEGARRHEIPYGRGALPAYRLPAVGGAATGTVLLHGGFDSLIEEFYAVWQRLAASGFDVIAFEGPGQGGARALGGLLFDHDWEKPVATVLDHFAIDRAALVGLSMGGYWALRAASLEPRIDRVVSWPPVYDWLHRLPAPLRPATRWMLRRRRFMNWSVRLRARLFPVLRHVVDHTLYLVDGREPVDVVDWFLGMNAAHLGSERVTQHVLLCCGEHDAFQPPALAQRQAAALRAARSLRLRVFTAAEQADRHCQMGNLDLACRVVTRWLHDPTAAAE
- a CDS encoding DUF1214 domain-containing protein translates to MSDLAPRSRAAFDALLDLLREIGASHFSLARGVIDETTAAEGYRFLLHLLAAGAEHHVDGDPERPLFTRIVSPSRKVLGDNPDALYYWTRIDGRRAYRVRGALDGAVYTSFTVHGVDPAGGSMERVISDVNDRELAIAADGTYELTIAPEPHPGNWIRSEPDATAVITRHYFERPLSIAADPTAGVRLRIEPLAPPPPPPPLTDATLAARLEALARYVRGNTLGMPAPGEGPAYPFVSRVPNVLPKPASFRAAGVATVGAVDIHYAMAPYLLQPDQALVMEGRLPACGFANVALWNMHMQTLEYRGHRTSLNRAQMRFRPDGSFRVVVAPRDPGEPNWIDTEGHPIGIVFWRILLPEWEPEEIRCSVIDL